In Zingiber officinale cultivar Zhangliang chromosome 8B, Zo_v1.1, whole genome shotgun sequence, a single genomic region encodes these proteins:
- the LOC122014010 gene encoding ACT domain-containing protein ACR1-like codes for MESRLSWPYFDPDFDSLVDRIEPRVCIDNETCETCTLVKVDSANRHGILLEMVQLLTDLDLVIFKSYISSDGGWLMDVFHVADLLGNKLTDPVLIHYVQQALGRGQRGRGRGTSEVTTCLGKLVGSAHLACDYAAVEVTSTDRPGLLSEIAAVLTELGCQVLCAQAWTHKSLAAIVLYLLDGSTRAPITEADRLANIERQVNIVVEAHHVPGHRRWVKAGGPTPGRVHTERRLHQLLYEAGDYEAGPPPPPVDPNLEAFRGQNLPLLASSATAMTKTRVSIDSWKERGYSVVNIQSRDRPKLLFDTVCTMTDMDYAVFHATMGSHGPLAVQEYYIQDMYGCTLECEMEKQKITRCLAAAVERRVSHGLRLEISGRDRPGLLSDITRVLRENSVSLTRAECATRGERATMTLYVTTASGVGDVDPKRVVASVEEELGEGIKVAVISGALAALNRSSSNNDVKSARITTAGGGAARSKSTTSVTAFGSLLWSHIERLSNNFGSISS; via the exons ATGGAAAGCAGATTAAGTTGGCCGTACTTTGACCCCGATTTCGATTCCCTGGTCGATAGGATCGAACCCCG GGTCTGCATTGACAACGAGACATGCGAGACTTGCACTCTCGTCAAG GTGGACAGCGCCAACAGGCACGGAATACTCCTGGAGATGGTGCAACTTCTCACAGATCTCGACCTCGTCATCTTCAAGTCCTACATCTCGTCCGACGGCGGATGGCTCATGGATG TCTTCCACGTCGCAGACCTGCTCGGCAACAAACTAACAGATCCCGTCCTTATTCATTACGTCCAACAG GCGCTGGGGAGAGGGCAAAGAGGGAGAGGTCGGGGCACGAGCGAAGTGACGACGTGCCTCGGGAAGCTGGTTGGTTCGGCGCACCTGGCTTGTGATTACGCCGCCGTCGAGGTCACCTCCACCGACCGGCCCGGCCTCCTCTCGGAGATCGCGGCTGTCCTAACCGAGCTCGGTTGCCAGGTGCTCTGCGCGCAGGCGTGGACCCACAAATCCCTAGCCGCCATTGTCCTCTACCTGCTCGACGGGTCCACCCGCGCTCCCATCACTGAAGCCGACCGCCTCGCTAACATCGAGCGCCAGGTCAACATCGTGGTCGAGGCTCACCATGTACCAGGTCACCGGAGGTGGGTGAAGGCGGGCGGCCCGACGCCCGGCCGCGTGCACACGGAGCGGCGACTACATCAGCTGTTGTACGAGGCGGGAGACTACGAGGCCGGGCCGCCTCCGCCGCCTGTGGACCCCAACTTGGAAGCCTTCAGGGGGCAAAATCTCCCGCTTTTGGCGTCCTCTGCGACGGCGATGACAAAGACGCGGGTGTCCATCGATAGCTGGAAGGAGAGAGGGTACTCTGTTGTCAACATCCAGAGCAGGGACCGCCCCAAGCTCCTCTTCGACACAGTGTGCACGATGACGGACATGGATTACGCGGTGTTCCATGCAACCATGGGGTCTCACGGACCCCTCGCCGTGCAG GAATACTACATCCAAGACATGTATGGCTGCACTTTGGAATGCGAGATGGAGAAGCAAAAGATCACACGTTGCTTGGCGGCCGCTGTAGAACGTAGAGTGTCTCAT GGGTTGCGGCTGGAGATCAGCGGAAGGGACCGGCCAGGTCTGCTCTCCGACATCACCAGAGTGCTGCGGGAGAACAGCGTGTCGTTGACGAGGGCAGAATGCGCGACTCGCGGGGAGAGAGCGACGATGACGTTATACGTAACGACCGCGTCAGGCGTCGGCGATGTGGACCCCAAGCGGGTGGTCGCATCGGTGGAGGAGGAGCTCGGGGAGGGCATTAAGGTGGCGGTGATCAGCGGCGCGCTGGCCGCCCTGAACAGAAGCAGCAGCAACAACGATGTGAAGTCGGCGAGGATAACGACAGCGGGTGGAGGCGCCGCGAGGAGCAAGAGCACGACGTCGGTGACGGCGTTTGGGAGCCTGCTCTGGTCTCATATCGAGCGGTTGTCGAACAACTTCGGATCAATCAGTTCATGA